TTCAAATCGCATCTTCCGAACCTCCTGTAATATCTCTGTCCGTCCCATACGTCACCTCCACTGGTGACCATTGTAAACCGGACAGATTATGTGCTACAATACAGGACAGTTTATTTGTTTCTGACATGTGTCAAATATTGTATTGCAATCGAGTCTATTGTTTAGTAAACTATTATTGGCACAATGAATGATCACTTTTTGAGTATGGAGGTACATCATGCCTGCCACTAAGAAACTTGTCGATGAAGCCCTTTCTCTTCCAGTCGAAGATCGGGCGCTTATCGCAGATTCCTTATTGAAAAGCCTTAACACGCCCGACCCTGACATTGATAAAAAATGGATAGAGTTAGCTAAACGGCGCCTTGGGGAACTTCGTTCAGGAAAAGTCAAACCGATTCCAGGTAATAATGTATTTGACAGGATTCATGAACGGTTTGCCAAATGAGATACTTTTTTCACCCTGAAGCCGAGGCCGAGTTTGACGCTGCTGTAGACTACTATGAAGATTGTGAGCCAGGTCTCGGTTACGATTTCGCAGTTGAGGTGCATGCCACCCTTGAGAACATTCTCAGTTTCCCAAAAGCTTGGCCTATACTTGAAGACGATATCCGGCGCTGCCAGACTCGACGTTTTCCTTTTGGCATTATCTATGCAATCAACGAAGATGTTATCTTCGTCCTTGCCGTTATGCACCTGCACAGAGATCCTGAATACTGGAAAAGTAGATTGTAGTAATTGGCAGAACCTGTCATTCAACCTGACCTGTGCCATGGCAGGCTTTTTGCAACTATTGAATGCATAACAATGTAGCTTCTCCTTAAGAGATTTGTAGTAAGTAATTTCCTTCAAGCCCGACAACATTCAGGAAAGGGGACAGGAAAACTTTCTATGTCTGATAATCTTGTGGTTCTGAATAATTTGAAGAAATACTTCTTTATAAAGGAGGGGTTTTTTTCTGGAAAAGAAGTTGTCGTAAAGGCTGTTGATGGTGTAAACCTTCAAATCAAAAGAGGTGAAATCCTGGGATTGGTGGGAGAGAGTGGATGCGGAAAGTCAACTATGGGAAGATTGGTGCTCAAATTGGAAGAACCCACAAGGGGAGAGATATACTTTGATGGTGAAAACATCACCTCCAGCAACGGAGAGAGAATGAGGGAATTGCGAAAAGATATGCAAATCATCTTTCAGGACCCTTATTCTTCTCTGAATCCTCGTAAGACGGTGGGTAAGATTATTGAGGAACCCTTTATTATTCACAATGTTGGAAATAAAAAAGAGAGGAAGGAAAGGGTTAAATATCTGCTGGAAGTAGTGGGGTTAAGACCCGAATACATAGACAGGTATCCCCATGAATTCAGCGGAGGGCAGCGACAGCGCATCGGGATAGCAAGGGCACTTAGTTTAAACCCAAAGTTGATAGTAGCTGATGAGCCGGTCTCTGCTTTGGATGTTTCTATTCAAGCGCAGGTAATCAACCTTCTGGAGAAGCTTCAAGAGGATTTTAATCTGACTTATCTGTTTATTGCCCATGACCTGAGTGTAGTTGAATATGTGAGCAATAGAGTAGCAGTTATGTATCTAGGAAGGATAGTGGAGTTATCAGATAGTCACGTTCTTTATAATGATCCGGAACACCCCTATACAGAGGCATTGTTATCCGCTGTGCCTGTTCCTGATCCTACCCTTAAGAAAGAGAGGATTATTTTGGAAGGAGATCCTCCAAGCCCGATAACTCCGCCCTCTGGCTGTCATTTTCATACCAGATGTCGTTATAAAACAGAGGTCTGTAAAGAGGAATATCCTGTTTTTAAAGAGGCAGCTCCCGGACACTTTGTTGCATGTCATCTCAGGGGCTAAAAATTTCTGGGAAGGGGATACTTTTCCCGGGCCCTCAAATCATTAACTCTTCAAGCTGGTTTCTTTCCAGGGGCAATACCTGAAAGATCCCTGTCCTGCCGGAGGGGTATTCTTTATAACTGACGGAAATCTCCTTTTCATTCTTTGCTTTGCTATACCCTGCTGTTATACATGCGGGCAGTTTGCTCAAAGAATCTTCCAATTCTCCCCTAACGATAGTTAGTGGTCCTGGAAAATCCAAGACTTTGTAAATAAAATCACCTTTCCGGGCAAAACTCAAGACTTTTTTGTTCTCCTTTTCGTTCCTCCCTACTATGGTTTTTGCCCTAGGAGACAGGCGGAAATGCCTTCCTATTTTCAAAAGATGAACGTCATTCAGGGTAAAGTCTGGATTATGATCCATCAGATCCCGCATCCTTTTTGCGAAACCGGGGTCAGTGAGTAAACACCCACCGGCAGGGCACGGATAATCATTGATCCCCAATTTCTCTGCCAGGGCAATCTGTGGTTTTCTGGATCGTCCCTGAATATCCAGCAGCTTATCTCTGTCTATCAACCCCTCACTTTCGGGTATAGTTGGTGGTAGCAACTTAGCGGAAAGGGGTCTCAGAATCAAACCATCAAAGCCTGAATCCCTTTCGATGATCCTCATGGCATCTCTCCTCTGGGACATGGGTCTTTCTCCCAATACTTCACCTGTTATCAAAAAAGATGCCCCTTGCTTCCTCATATACTCCCCGGCCTTTTTGAATGTAAATATACGACAGTCCAAACATGGGTTCATGTTTCTGCCATACCCGTATCTGGGATGTTTGACCAGCTCTAATATCTCTCTTGAGATGTTAACGACCTTGAGTTTAATCCCCAATTTATCTGCTGCTTTTTTCCCTTCCAGACAG
This genomic stretch from Thermodesulfobacteriota bacterium harbors:
- a CDS encoding addiction module protein gives rise to the protein MPATKKLVDEALSLPVEDRALIADSLLKSLNTPDPDIDKKWIELAKRRLGELRSGKVKPIPGNNVFDRIHERFAK
- a CDS encoding type II toxin-antitoxin system RelE/ParE family toxin, encoding MRYFFHPEAEAEFDAAVDYYEDCEPGLGYDFAVEVHATLENILSFPKAWPILEDDIRRCQTRRFPFGIIYAINEDVIFVLAVMHLHRDPEYWKSRL
- a CDS encoding dipeptide ABC transporter ATP-binding protein, with translation MSDNLVVLNNLKKYFFIKEGFFSGKEVVVKAVDGVNLQIKRGEILGLVGESGCGKSTMGRLVLKLEEPTRGEIYFDGENITSSNGERMRELRKDMQIIFQDPYSSLNPRKTVGKIIEEPFIIHNVGNKKERKERVKYLLEVVGLRPEYIDRYPHEFSGGQRQRIGIARALSLNPKLIVADEPVSALDVSIQAQVINLLEKLQEDFNLTYLFIAHDLSVVEYVSNRVAVMYLGRIVELSDSHVLYNDPEHPYTEALLSAVPVPDPTLKKERIILEGDPPSPITPPSGCHFHTRCRYKTEVCKEEYPVFKEAAPGHFVACHLRG